The genomic region AAATCTCGGAATCAAAAAACGCGGGGATTTCTCCGCGTTTTTGCCAAAATATAACCGGATGCGATGTTTAAAATTGTGAACACCGGTTAGTGTGGTCGCAACTCCGAAGAGTTTCATCCGCTCTGACGAAATTAAGTGCATAGCCGTTCTGGGCGGCATTCGACGGAAATGTCGGAAGCTGCGCCAAAAAAGATAGACGGAGCTTTTCGTATAGTTTGGCTGAACTATTCAGGGCTCTGGACCGAGGTGATTGAGTGAATTCAGAGGCACCATCCGGAACACCGCCCGCGGACGAGCAGCCCACGGGCGCGACGCAGGAAACGAACGCGACTTCAAAGCCGTTCGTGCCGAAATCTGCGTCTGAAGCTCTGCGCCCCGAGCCGGGAACGCCGCCGCCGCGCAAGCGTTCACGCCATGCGCGCAGCCAGATCGTGGTGTTCATGAACTTCATGCTGTCGCTCGTCGTGCTCGTTCTGCTCGGCGCGTCCGCCTTGTTCTATTTCGGCAAGATGCAGTTCGATGCTCCGGGTCCGCTTGCTGCCGAGACCACATTTCTTGTCAAGCGCGGTGCCGGCATTGCCGAAGTCTCCAATAGTCTGGAAAACCGTGAAATCGTCAGCGATGCGCGCATCTTCCGCTATGGTATGCGCACGCTCGGACACGAAAATGATCTGAAGGCGGGCGAATACGCCATCCCTGCCGGGGCGACGATGCGCGATGTGATGAATATTCTCATCAGCGGCAAGTCCATCATGTATCCGCTGACCATCCCGGAAGGTCTGACGGTGAAGCAGATTTTCGACCGTATTTCGGTTGATCCGATTCTTGTCGGAGATATGCCGAAGGACATGCCACCGGAAGGCTCGCTCTTCACCGATACGCTGAATTTCACTCGCGGCACGACGCGTTCGGAAATCATCGACCGTATGATCGCCTCCCAGAAGAAGCTCGTGGACGAAGCCTGGGCAAAGCGTAATCCCGACCTGCCGGTCAAGGACAAGAACGAATTCGTGACGCTGGCTTCCATCGTGGAAAAGGAAACCGGGATCGCGTCCGAGCGCCCGCATGTGGCCTCGGTCTTCGTCAACCGCCTGAAGAAGGGCATGCGCATCCAGTCCGATCCGACCATCATCTATGGTCTGTTCGGTGGGGCCGGCAAGCCGTCTGATCGCCCGATCTTCAAGTCGGACATCGAAAAGCCGACGCCTTACAACACCTATGTGATCAACGGTCTGCCGCCGACGCCCAT from Brucella intermedia LMG 3301 harbors:
- the mltG gene encoding endolytic transglycosylase MltG, whose product is MNSEAPSGTPPADEQPTGATQETNATSKPFVPKSASEALRPEPGTPPPRKRSRHARSQIVVFMNFMLSLVVLVLLGASALFYFGKMQFDAPGPLAAETTFLVKRGAGIAEVSNSLENREIVSDARIFRYGMRTLGHENDLKAGEYAIPAGATMRDVMNILISGKSIMYPLTIPEGLTVKQIFDRISVDPILVGDMPKDMPPEGSLFTDTLNFTRGTTRSEIIDRMIASQKKLVDEAWAKRNPDLPVKDKNEFVTLASIVEKETGIASERPHVASVFVNRLKKGMRIQSDPTIIYGLFGGAGKPSDRPIFKSDIEKPTPYNTYVINGLPPTPIANPGKAALEAVANPLDTEDLYFVADGTGGHVFSKTLQEHNANVRKWRSVEQQRNSGNVPDQSAGQ